From Asticcacaulis sp. EMRT-3, one genomic window encodes:
- a CDS encoding diacylglycerol kinase family protein, with protein sequence MAKTTFNILINAKSGTVLSMGQPAIDTAVTQSGLPLNELCFSEPEEMSANLARLAGQAHHLLIGGGDGSIREAAKYLAERNKPFGVLPFGTMNLLAHDLGIDTLEGALAGYAAGAEESRIDAGFVNGEIFLCCASIGTMPQASRFRERKRLTHTFLLMPQLFLFILRNLDMHKRERIRIAIDGKAETFRTPAVVVSANRFADSQTLTESNFKRHALSGGELAVYVFTTTSHATHLRFMWRLLFGRWLQDPALIEHTGQTVRIDNHHRRDLVSIDGEIMKLKTPLEISLKPRFLHVLLPADEGQP encoded by the coding sequence ATGGCCAAAACCACCTTCAATATCCTCATCAACGCCAAGTCCGGCACGGTGCTGTCAATGGGCCAGCCCGCCATCGATACCGCCGTGACACAAAGCGGTCTGCCGCTGAATGAGCTATGCTTTTCCGAACCGGAGGAGATGTCGGCCAACCTGGCGCGGCTGGCCGGTCAGGCGCATCACCTGCTGATCGGCGGCGGCGATGGCAGCATCCGCGAGGCGGCCAAATATCTGGCCGAACGCAACAAACCCTTCGGCGTACTGCCCTTCGGCACGATGAACCTGCTGGCGCACGATCTGGGTATCGACACGCTGGAGGGCGCGCTGGCAGGCTATGCGGCGGGGGCTGAGGAAAGCCGGATCGACGCGGGCTTTGTGAATGGGGAAATCTTCCTGTGCTGCGCCAGTATCGGCACCATGCCGCAGGCTTCGCGTTTTCGCGAAAGAAAGCGCCTGACCCATACGTTTTTGCTGATGCCGCAACTGTTTTTGTTCATCCTGCGCAATCTCGACATGCACAAGCGTGAGCGAATCCGCATCGCCATCGACGGCAAGGCGGAAACCTTCCGCACCCCGGCGGTCGTGGTGTCGGCCAACCGTTTCGCCGACAGCCAGACACTGACCGAGAGCAATTTCAAACGCCACGCGCTGAGTGGCGGCGAGCTGGCCGTCTATGTCTTCACCACCACCTCGCACGCCACCCATTTGCGCTTCATGTGGCGGCTTCTGTTCGGACGCTGGCTGCAAGACCCCGCCCTGATCGAGCACACCGGCCAGACAGTACGCATCGACAATCATCACCGCCGCGATCTGGTGTCGATCGATGGCGAGATCATGAAGCTGAAAACGCCTTTGGAGATAAGCCTCAAACCGCGTTTCCTGCATGTGCTGCTGCCCGCCGATGAGGGCCAGCCATGA
- a CDS encoding DUF1961 family protein: MRLSRRNMLAGAGALAVLPLAAGKAGAQAAKATERIYANPLRTADDVKGFVMEGEALVDFDTGRMRLKNARSAADGQASNFVYWCPETFPDNVEFRWNFWPLEEPGLAILLFAAQGLLPGGDPVPVLDKRLKPRAGIYAQYTNSDVSALTMAYFRRRWPSERAFHLCNLRRAPGFEMLAQGADPIPDVADAALPYKMRLQKRSDGVDFFINDLLVMAWKGGGVGWPASGSIGFRQMAPLVAAYSDFEVWKLG, from the coding sequence ATGAGGCTGTCACGGCGAAACATGCTGGCCGGGGCGGGCGCGCTGGCCGTCCTGCCTCTGGCAGCGGGCAAGGCGGGCGCGCAAGCTGCAAAGGCCACAGAGCGCATCTATGCCAATCCTTTGCGCACCGCCGATGATGTCAAGGGCTTCGTCATGGAGGGCGAGGCGCTGGTCGATTTCGACACCGGACGGATGCGGCTGAAAAACGCCCGTTCCGCCGCCGACGGTCAGGCGTCGAACTTCGTGTACTGGTGCCCGGAAACCTTTCCCGATAATGTTGAATTTCGCTGGAACTTCTGGCCGCTCGAAGAACCGGGTCTGGCCATTCTCCTGTTCGCCGCGCAAGGCCTGTTGCCGGGGGGCGATCCTGTGCCGGTACTCGACAAACGGCTGAAGCCGCGCGCCGGTATCTATGCGCAATATACCAATTCCGACGTTTCGGCCCTGACAATGGCCTATTTCCGCCGCCGCTGGCCCTCAGAACGCGCCTTTCATCTGTGTAACCTGCGCCGTGCGCCGGGGTTTGAAATGCTGGCGCAGGGGGCCGATCCGATCCCCGATGTCGCCGACGCCGCCCTGCCGTACAAGATGCGCCTGCAAAAACGCAGCGATGGCGTCGATTTCTTTATCAATGATCTGCTGGTCATGGCGTGGAAAGGTGGTGGCGTCGGCTGGCCTGCGAGCGGCAGTATCGGCTTTCGCCAGATGGCACCGCTGGTCGCTGCCTATAGCGATTTCGAGGTCTGGAAACTGGGCTAA
- the rhaI gene encoding L-rhamnose catabolism isomerase, which produces MGYVSRDRLMRGISPDVIAAQNARQMADHQADFDALAARLARTDIDIETVVAKLMKLAVGLPSWGLATGGTRFARFPLPGEPTDIYEKIEDCAVVHQLTGMTPNVSLHFPWDMTDDYAALRQFTEAHGLGFDAVNSNTFQDQPGQDQPGQKRSYKYGSLSHVQLAMREQAVAHNLDCIEAGKKLGSKALTVWVGDGSNFPGQSDFSDALDRYLSSMRAVYAGLPGDWRMFIEHKLYEPAFYSTVVQDWGTSILCAQALGDKAQCLVDLGHHAQGVNIEMIVARLARFGKLGGFHFNDSKYGDDDLDAGSINPFQLFLVFNELVLAEGRDPEGFRPAYMMDQSHNVTDPIESLLNSARAIAGAYAKALIVDRPALKAYQAENDVIMAHNALRLPFETDVRPALAEARRRAGGALDPIACYRAAGYRAHKAATRKRREGRDGGIV; this is translated from the coding sequence ATGGGTTATGTGAGCAGAGACAGGCTGATGCGCGGTATTTCGCCCGACGTGATCGCCGCCCAGAATGCCCGCCAGATGGCCGACCATCAGGCCGATTTCGACGCCCTGGCCGCCCGGCTGGCGCGCACCGACATCGACATAGAAACCGTGGTCGCAAAACTGATGAAGCTGGCCGTCGGCCTGCCGAGCTGGGGGCTGGCCACCGGCGGCACGCGCTTTGCGCGCTTTCCCCTGCCCGGAGAGCCCACCGACATCTATGAAAAGATCGAAGATTGCGCCGTCGTGCATCAGCTTACCGGCATGACACCCAATGTGTCGCTGCATTTTCCGTGGGACATGACCGACGACTATGCGGCGCTTCGTCAGTTCACCGAGGCGCACGGACTGGGCTTCGACGCCGTCAACTCCAACACGTTTCAGGATCAGCCTGGTCAGGATCAGCCCGGCCAGAAGCGCTCCTATAAATATGGTTCGCTCAGCCATGTGCAGCTTGCGATGCGCGAACAGGCGGTGGCGCATAATCTCGACTGTATCGAGGCCGGTAAAAAGCTCGGATCCAAGGCCCTGACCGTGTGGGTCGGCGATGGTTCCAACTTTCCCGGCCAGAGCGATTTCAGCGATGCGCTCGACCGCTATCTCTCTTCGATGCGCGCCGTCTATGCCGGTCTGCCCGGCGACTGGCGGATGTTCATCGAGCACAAGCTTTATGAACCGGCCTTTTACTCGACTGTGGTGCAGGACTGGGGCACCAGCATCCTGTGCGCGCAAGCCTTGGGCGACAAGGCGCAATGCCTCGTCGATCTTGGCCACCACGCGCAGGGCGTCAATATTGAAATGATCGTGGCGCGGCTGGCGCGTTTCGGTAAGCTGGGCGGCTTCCATTTCAACGATTCCAAATATGGCGATGACGATCTCGACGCCGGTTCGATCAATCCGTTCCAGCTCTTTCTGGTCTTCAACGAACTGGTGCTGGCCGAGGGGCGCGACCCCGAAGGCTTCCGGCCCGCCTATATGATGGACCAGTCGCACAACGTCACCGACCCGATTGAGAGCCTGCTCAATTCGGCGCGCGCCATTGCCGGGGCCTATGCCAAGGCGCTGATCGTCGATCGTCCGGCGTTGAAAGCCTATCAGGCCGAAAACGATGTCATCATGGCGCATAACGCCCTGCGCCTGCCGTTTGAAACCGATGTGCGTCCGGCCCTGGCCGAGGCGCGCAGGCGCGCGGGCGGGGCGCTCGATCCCATCGCCTGTTACCGCGCCGCCGGTTACCGGGCGCACAAGGCCGCAACGCGCAAGCGCCGCGAAGGCCGCGACGGGGGCATCGTATGA
- a CDS encoding bifunctional rhamnulose-1-phosphate aldolase/short-chain dehydrogenase: MNLSQPSRSRLTEARMAAYPQPSATPDKGPLRVPQSLWDEAACAGFSEIDRLLYRSNLLGSDLSVTNFGGGNTSAKLTDRDPLSGEAVEVLWVKGSGGDLGSMQRDGFATLYLDRVRGLERLYRGLDFEDEMVGLLPHCTFGLNPRAASIDTPLHAFIPHRHVDHLHPDAVVAIAAIHESRSLTEAVYGDAVGWIGWQRPGFDLGLRMGELLAAHPHWRGMVLEGHGLFCWGETARDCYETSIDLIARAATAINARIKPRPAPAVPAADDLLRRATRLLRPLLTGAKIACRLDTPDVRDFVSSPHLLQDVSLGAPCPDHFLRTKPWPLILDPQRLLAEDAAAYVAEAVAGFRRRYQAYYERFCTPGSPAMRDADPVIVLIRDTGALAFAPDATQARIAGEYALNTMNVITGARALGHYKPLDEREAFAIEYWALEEAKLKRQPKPGELAGRVACITGAAGGIGRAVAEDILAKGGCVLLTDIDAPRLEAARLELATRFRPDLIRTFVADIGDEAQVMSAFEATFDAFGAIDILVANAGIATAASIEDTTLDLWQQNFRVLADGYFLPAREAFRAMKAGGGGSIVFVVSKNAVAASGGASAYASAKAAELHLARCLALEGAPHGIRVNVVNPDAVLQGSHIWNGEWRSQRAAAYDLKPDELEDFYRQRSLLKREVLPQDVARAVVFLASDAAAKSTGNILNVDAGHAAAFTR; encoded by the coding sequence ATGAACTTGTCGCAGCCCAGCCGGTCGCGTTTGACCGAGGCGCGTATGGCCGCATATCCGCAACCGTCTGCGACGCCGGACAAAGGCCCTTTGCGCGTGCCGCAAAGCCTGTGGGATGAAGCGGCCTGCGCCGGATTCAGCGAAATCGACCGACTGCTCTATCGCTCCAACCTGCTTGGTTCCGACCTATCGGTCACCAATTTCGGCGGCGGCAATACCTCGGCCAAGCTGACTGACCGCGATCCTTTGAGCGGTGAAGCGGTCGAGGTTTTATGGGTCAAGGGGTCGGGCGGCGATCTCGGCTCGATGCAGCGCGATGGTTTTGCCACCCTCTATCTCGACCGGGTGCGGGGGCTTGAGCGCCTCTATCGCGGCCTTGATTTTGAAGATGAGATGGTGGGGCTTCTGCCCCATTGCACCTTCGGCCTCAATCCGCGCGCCGCCAGCATCGACACGCCTTTGCACGCCTTTATTCCGCACCGCCATGTCGATCATCTCCATCCCGACGCCGTGGTGGCCATCGCCGCCATCCACGAATCGCGCAGCCTCACCGAAGCCGTCTATGGCGATGCGGTCGGCTGGATCGGCTGGCAGAGGCCCGGTTTCGATCTCGGCTTGCGCATGGGAGAACTGCTGGCCGCTCACCCGCACTGGCGCGGCATGGTGCTGGAAGGCCACGGCCTGTTCTGCTGGGGCGAAACGGCGCGGGATTGTTATGAGACGAGCATCGACCTGATTGCGCGCGCCGCCACGGCGATAAACGCCCGGATCAAACCGCGCCCTGCGCCCGCCGTGCCCGCTGCTGATGACCTGTTGCGCCGCGCCACCCGGCTGCTGCGGCCTTTGCTGACCGGTGCGAAAATCGCCTGCCGCCTCGATACGCCGGATGTGCGCGATTTCGTGTCGTCGCCGCATCTGTTACAGGATGTGAGCTTAGGCGCGCCCTGTCCCGATCATTTCCTGCGCACCAAGCCGTGGCCGCTGATCCTCGATCCGCAGCGCCTGCTGGCCGAAGACGCAGCCGCCTATGTGGCTGAGGCCGTGGCGGGTTTTCGTCGTCGTTACCAGGCCTATTATGAGCGCTTTTGCACGCCCGGAAGCCCCGCCATGCGCGACGCTGATCCGGTGATCGTGCTGATCCGCGATACCGGTGCCCTGGCCTTCGCGCCCGACGCCACCCAGGCGCGCATCGCCGGTGAATATGCGCTCAATACCATGAATGTCATTACCGGTGCGCGGGCGCTGGGCCATTATAAGCCGCTCGATGAGCGCGAAGCCTTTGCCATTGAATACTGGGCGCTCGAAGAGGCCAAGCTGAAGCGCCAGCCAAAGCCGGGTGAGCTGGCCGGGCGTGTGGCCTGCATTACCGGGGCGGCAGGCGGGATTGGCCGCGCCGTGGCCGAAGACATCTTGGCGAAAGGCGGCTGCGTGCTGCTGACCGACATCGACGCGCCCCGGCTGGAGGCGGCGCGCCTTGAACTGGCCACGCGCTTCCGGCCCGATCTGATCCGCACCTTCGTGGCCGATATTGGCGATGAGGCGCAGGTCATGTCAGCGTTTGAGGCTACGTTTGATGCGTTCGGCGCCATTGATATTCTGGTCGCCAATGCCGGAATCGCCACGGCGGCCTCCATCGAAGACACCACGCTCGACCTGTGGCAGCAGAATTTCCGCGTCCTGGCCGATGGCTATTTCCTGCCGGCGCGTGAGGCTTTCCGCGCCATGAAGGCGGGCGGCGGCGGCTCCATCGTCTTTGTGGTGTCGAAAAATGCCGTGGCGGCGTCTGGCGGGGCGTCGGCCTATGCTTCGGCCAAGGCGGCCGAGCTGCATCTGGCGCGTTGTCTGGCGCTGGAAGGCGCGCCACACGGTATCCGCGTCAATGTCGTCAATCCCGATGCGGTCTTGCAGGGTTCGCATATCTGGAACGGCGAATGGCGCAGCCAGCGCGCGGCGGCCTATGATCTGAAACCCGATGAGCTGGAGGATTTCTACCGCCAGCGCAGCCTTCTGAAGCGCGAAGTCCTGCCGCAGGATGTGGCGCGCGCCGTGGTGTTTCTGGCCAGCGATGCGGCGGCGAAATCAACCGGCAATATTCTCAATGTCGATGCGGGTCACGCGGCGGCCTTTACGCGCTGA